A genome region from Littorina saxatilis isolate snail1 linkage group LG16, US_GU_Lsax_2.0, whole genome shotgun sequence includes the following:
- the LOC138950450 gene encoding uncharacterized protein, whose translation MLFAIASLVLSTILMTQADVNNILSDVTNVEPLSEELYIFDVTSDAPVAELKGALESAGVEVRHRFKVLGTHQYFFVVVDDGSDALSQLTFPEDSLVTQYPVEHWADFFEMVGAGDWNEEDTAEGLVDKDLLVIIWEFVFPEGSSTSQLKSEMKAMANAFKKPAQKVHSVHYSVVGRNPPKLYAFMNLDENSMQKANLDGQDAAGGPGNNVVSMLRLCKV comes from the exons ATGCTTTTCGCCATCGCGTCGCTCGTCCTGTCCACCATCTTGATGACGCAGGCTGACGTTAACAACATCTTGTCGGACGTGACCAACGTCGAGCCTCTTTCTGAAGAGCTGTATATCTTTGACGTCACTTCCGATGCTCCCGTTGCTGAGCTGAAAGGAGCTCTGGAGTCAGCCGGTGTGGAAGTGAGACACAGGTTCAAG GTGCTCGGCACGCATCAGTATTTCTTTG TTGTCGTTGATGATGGGAGCGACGCTCTGAGTCAGCTGACATTCCCAGAAGACTCTCTAGTGACGCAATATCCGGTAGAACACTGGGCAGATTTCTTCGAGATGGTTGGTGCGGGCGATTGGAATGAAGAGGATACAGCGGAGGGACTGGTTGATAAGGATCTGTTGGTTATCATTTGGGAGTTTGTTTTCCCTG AAGGCTCTTCGACATCGCAGTTGAAATCCGAGATGAAAGCCATGGCAAATGCATTCAAAAAACCGGCACAGAAAGTCCATTCCGTGCATTACTCAGTGGTGGGAAGAAACCCCCCAAAG TTATACGCCTTCATGAACCTAGACGAAAACTCCATGCAGAAAGCCAACCTAGACGGCCAAGACGCAGCTGGCGGTCCTGGCAATAACGTCGTCAGCATGCTTCGCCTTTGTAAAGTTTAA